A single Mesomycoplasma bovoculi M165/69 DNA region contains:
- the rpmE gene encoding 50S ribosomal protein L31, translating into MQKNIHPNSHTLKVSCTTCNNQYEFKTTIDKFTIDICSGCHPQFTGDHSLARTTGRIERFNKMAAKAIKNKK; encoded by the coding sequence ATGCAAAAAAATATTCATCCAAATTCTCATACACTAAAAGTAAGTTGTACAACTTGCAATAATCAGTATGAATTTAAAACAACTATTGACAAATTTACAATTGATATTTGTTCAGGTTGTCACCCACAATTTACAGGTGATCACTCACTTGCAAGAACTACTGGTCGTATTGAACGGTTCAATAAAATGGCTGCTAAAGCTATTAAAAACAAAAAATAA
- a CDS encoding FMN-dependent NADH-azoreductase, translated as MNILVIKSSVNELQGSYSSAITDFFVKSYAELNPNDNIEVFDLNKYKLANVSLNKGNIVNNKFWEESESEFWIEKLKKADKIVFSTSMTNFHYSATTKNFFDAIIVADKTFKLDKQLAKITGLLTNIKNIQIITSQGAPLGWYPFGDHTNFILQTFKWLGATIENKPFVLAGTKVSPNNQKSSAELVDENKAELISLAKQF; from the coding sequence ATGAACATTTTAGTAATCAAGTCATCAGTTAATGAATTGCAAGGCTCATATTCATCAGCAATTACTGATTTTTTTGTAAAATCATATGCTGAATTAAATCCAAATGATAACATTGAGGTTTTTGATTTAAATAAATATAAATTAGCAAACGTTTCTCTTAACAAAGGAAATATTGTAAATAATAAATTTTGAGAAGAATCTGAATCTGAATTTTGAATTGAAAAACTTAAAAAAGCTGACAAAATTGTTTTTTCAACTTCAATGACAAACTTTCATTATTCAGCAACTACAAAAAACTTTTTTGATGCAATAATCGTTGCTGACAAAACTTTTAAGTTAGATAAACAATTAGCAAAAATTACAGGTCTACTTACAAACATTAAAAATATTCAAATAATCACTTCACAAGGAGCACCTCTTGGTTGGTATCCTTTTGGAGACCACACTAATTTTATTTTGCAAACTTTTAAATGGTTAGGAGCAACAATTGAAAACAAACCATTTGTTTTGGCAGGGACCAAAGTAAGTCCAAATAATCAAAAGTCTTCTGCAGAGCTTGTTGATGAAAATAAGGCTGAATTAATTAGTTTGGCAAAACAATTTTAA
- a CDS encoding FMN-dependent NADH-azoreductase — protein MKILYIKSELNNHSKPTILAERFIEFLLAKDSSLEVINLDLTSEKISNISLNTNNKATFWVDTESDRLINLLKSVDKIIISTPIINWGYTAEIKNFFDAVCLADKTFSYKYSKQGGSVGLVDNIKNVQIITTYHSSEEQLLPFNIEDSIAGTFKFIGAQNINENLVVYRGYEFHSKEELLKKFDSQIEKLANNF, from the coding sequence ATGAAAATTTTATATATCAAATCTGAGCTAAATAATCATTCCAAACCAACTATTTTAGCTGAGAGATTTATTGAATTTTTGTTGGCCAAAGATTCAAGTTTAGAAGTAATAAATTTAGATTTAACTAGTGAAAAAATAAGTAATATTTCATTAAACACTAATAATAAAGCAACATTTTGAGTTGATACTGAATCAGATAGGCTGATTAATTTATTAAAAAGTGTTGACAAAATAATTATTTCAACTCCTATAATAAATTGAGGATACACAGCTGAGATAAAAAACTTTTTTGATGCAGTGTGTTTAGCAGATAAAACTTTTTCTTATAAATATAGTAAGCAAGGTGGTTCTGTTGGACTAGTTGATAACATCAAAAATGTTCAAATTATTACAACATATCACAGTTCTGAGGAACAACTATTACCATTTAATATTGAAGATTCTATTGCTGGAACTTTTAAATTTATAGGTGCGCAAAACATCAATGAAAATCTTGTTGTTTATCGTGGTTATGAGTTTCATTCTAAAGAAGAATTGTTGAAAAAATTTGATTCACAAATTGAGAAATTGGCAAATAATTTTTAA
- a CDS encoding ABC transporter permease produces MFKILKHIFSSFLKKRTIFLGLTTLIFFTVGVFTLLSTTTSAYNKKLNDYKRVSGLQDATINTDFNFFGNAANNGYTKLPNQIYEIKNQNNNKKQLVISTNFVSLSTIDKSKAAEYANKYILTSDLLNQYYLNNLNSNSLDTLSINVKEKAVAPIYQKTGDQYQKTSKTYSIGHSENITLDKSDYKLSDVILYHKESDKYVIDFVKDFVINVLTKQATFNSELASKWIQSKIGVKVDSDEVLKLLGLTQTQNNETKKIEITNSGTSGQTTSDNSLKIATITLNDSQQTISFSKTTFNLTKEQTLSSSDFFTFKPNQSLNLDSSWIKNIDSKIEYINHRYELNQINDPNNFSGFIKQYLTLLKENNPKEFDKIANINYWEKRTTTTTNNVSQFNSSKVSIEDLNTPIYLLDKNSISAEPTTIAKIQKLSSDDILNLTKEQLDELSNANIKDATFLKISEDVHRYANAYFYQQLQQYTQTINGKEQPAIKAIGTREFLTLDLSQKDKKEGQKNQIIQFINAGISPQYFDQIKSLKDNSQGESQTIDLPQQVGRLYDETLKYGNKANSPLFPVVSKDNDTSITKIPPIYAAQIINNIFSGNAVDPNYLNVDVSFITYRDSNTDPTVQIVKTQQKAVLLQQNGTNNITLDKAIVLVSPTQFGVIEKQGNEWILTKILGDVFNPDSSQSKASGNSGVVELAKYLQENNYEISGRIGKDGWLRSNNDFSNTKTVPFIFYAPATDVLNEIQQKKTINLLFKQLANSINNSSIVAQGFFLKPDVDAIAKAFANSARDLNVVSFFTGSNTNYNVLYKWVFKSLQHLINDNRPTIIRDVLINFVDKMIEKTQQQSSVPTQQSLYLVKQLQSLSSFLKIFNVNVFDLLFKSATPEQLSKAIKNPIAFLQGIKQIIYSIDFSMFVSKVNQWLETDKISENKVKILTSADILQSLLSSIDSQNFKSGLINIVDNINFEAIISAKVASEGKGFVGFLVQPILNKIAEQKKRDFLTFLEKLNNKQYQHFSNINEGLKNLIINFDLDAFAKNFKMATVTIVENSTKVVTENGQKSQQPIEFEKNQISTNGILVALLTTLFKDEQSKQNTIQQVIKILNISDKVEQAGSEDFGISIFKPAKDDNKIDIFDLQNLSSFLSSGTSLDQIIESLTAKVTINKTLLAKDLTPEENKFVIDFLNFNLPGNNKDLAAKLTAFNKIYNLFKIKNFKKNGTGKNALLQNLVRSPGAPAFSGLASIGDYYFQLTNSTSAKNSSTTNTTGRSIYVIASSELIKKLKSNYIQNPNNIVADAIKTFDFWIRFSIENNLSTQDLRSAFELLYNEATSSTSELSKQLNSTDLFGQTNLKETDSIIQGFPKPSRSILLPYQTANQLFGDTGILTNFLNNNAIFQKQFKTPTGTSTLAKWLTQNQVALVENLGLLAFYKQHYPFDINFAIAAQQVVEQYLLNTNAPLTELDKTILANLVAKFATTNPLVQGLNLSLKGLSTIFAAQLPQVALWFSVNPEAKSTSETNAGNLAFILLHRLPKAENLKSTTQPNGFIDLFASLKNNLAQQKISKPQQPSFNIDYYYLNWIGKQLSDESQGEFFGISLGNFYYQILNNTLVTKSFYNLVNVNDNRAYVIKINEAFLKANHKEVYTGKIGQTSEEIEQQIASLDPKYILEAAGLKYIIVGTDFTADYLYPVFDEKNLQVDPTNQVLGYVNKWGFDKARYSFRTTPIKSYLLIQLQPGASFSQFKQDVDKMITQNFGESKLERVYGATQVDFLNPERSLRISVATQIINGFKTVNVYLTLFLSILVIFAVAFITKRFISQNNKILGLLRAQGYTLFEIATSFIAISFFISFIGGILGFIAGFFLKIPVINLISGFWEFDVSLFSFEPITFVISILAPFLILTLLVYATIFWILRQKPSMLLSGMSEVNTSSFAQKIGKTFMKTGVTTKFSISLVVNSIWKLVSLIVSIVLVQFILIFSLSSQNIFNNAINKTYENRHYNYKVNLFTPTREGGPIVPYDPKNVANSLYVPSGDVGEINQSASTYFEPGQATVMGSKNQNGKLKPNQPILVSYSSLNLKSGSANGTTIFDIVLGQLPESLKNNIFSISNKVIEQMEQSQNLKVEKRNGVDFVYKGTPPDYQPYFKFIKDQDSNQGRFWYFQYNKKINNYQASEVSIFGGNRNAYRKFLVESYLNPSVNKDFLISFGGIDFDKSKDEVYTYLDTNYSSSYSQESGLKIYGYDVNSKLVSITDENGKNLLKVIDNNFSQNSNEPYPIAVNQVFAKKHGVGIGSIIDLPILNSVNRFTDFINHKKSEKVKFKIVGISNTFINSELITTNTVANKILGLDEFSAALAPYNVKPFNGILIKGGNIDQLTSSFGLYAPSGYWAGQPDIDANKITEDDAAGFFAKIFAFEPKNSNNTGLMQQKNYNKKQIVEVINWNKLNEPQEWKINESTDLSYQNVTSPNFVNQNIGIIRQALQNFNQIYGKSLYQIETQGVEARNIEVNFISNFGSLFSSGINLIVIIFLVVAVIILLIISSSIINENEKNIAILSIIGYSNWTKIKLFFGIYLPIVLIGSLLSIPIVLGAMSIFNNLILASNSIYLALSLTAPIFIAALIIVAIIFTVTLAASWYILNRKKAVMTLKEQD; encoded by the coding sequence ATGTTTAAAATTTTAAAACATATATTTAGCTCGTTTTTGAAAAAAAGAACTATTTTTCTAGGTCTAACGACTCTAATTTTTTTCACAGTTGGAGTCTTTACACTACTATCTACAACAACAAGTGCATATAACAAAAAATTAAATGATTATAAAAGAGTATCTGGTCTTCAAGATGCTACGATTAATACTGACTTTAATTTTTTTGGAAACGCAGCTAACAACGGTTATACAAAACTTCCTAATCAAATTTATGAAATTAAAAACCAAAACAATAATAAAAAACAATTAGTTATTAGTACTAATTTTGTTTCTTTATCAACTATTGATAAGTCAAAAGCAGCTGAATATGCAAATAAATATATTTTGACTTCAGACTTATTAAATCAATACTATTTAAATAATTTAAATAGCAACTCTTTAGATACACTATCTATTAATGTTAAAGAAAAAGCAGTTGCTCCTATTTATCAAAAAACTGGAGACCAATATCAAAAAACTAGTAAAACATATTCAATTGGTCACTCAGAAAATATTACTTTAGATAAAAGCGATTACAAACTTAGTGATGTTATTTTGTATCACAAAGAATCTGATAAATATGTTATTGATTTTGTAAAAGATTTCGTTATTAATGTTTTAACAAAACAAGCAACATTTAATTCTGAATTGGCTTCCAAATGAATACAATCAAAAATTGGTGTTAAAGTTGATTCTGATGAAGTTCTCAAATTGCTAGGATTAACTCAAACACAAAATAATGAAACTAAAAAAATAGAAATTACTAATTCTGGCACATCTGGACAGACAACATCTGACAACTCACTAAAAATTGCTACAATCACATTAAATGACAGCCAACAAACAATAAGTTTTAGTAAGACAACTTTCAACTTAACTAAAGAGCAAACATTAAGCTCTAGTGATTTTTTTACTTTTAAACCTAATCAATCACTAAATCTTGATTCATCTTGAATTAAAAATATAGATTCAAAAATTGAATATATAAATCATAGATACGAACTGAACCAAATCAATGATCCAAACAACTTTAGTGGTTTTATTAAACAATACTTAACTCTTTTAAAAGAAAATAATCCCAAAGAGTTTGATAAAATTGCAAATATTAATTATTGAGAAAAAAGAACTACAACTACTACAAATAATGTAAGTCAGTTTAATTCTTCCAAAGTTTCAATTGAAGATTTAAATACTCCAATTTATTTATTAGATAAAAATTCAATATCTGCAGAACCAACAACAATTGCAAAAATACAAAAATTAAGTTCTGATGATATTTTAAACTTAACAAAAGAACAACTCGATGAACTTTCAAATGCTAATATTAAAGATGCAACTTTTTTAAAAATTAGTGAAGATGTGCATCGTTATGCAAATGCATATTTCTATCAACAATTACAACAATACACTCAAACTATTAATGGAAAAGAGCAACCTGCTATTAAAGCAATAGGAACTCGTGAATTTTTAACTTTAGATTTATCACAAAAAGATAAAAAAGAAGGACAAAAAAATCAAATTATTCAATTCATAAATGCAGGAATTAGTCCTCAATATTTTGATCAAATTAAAAGTTTAAAGGATAATTCACAAGGAGAAAGTCAAACAATTGACTTGCCTCAACAAGTTGGAAGACTTTATGATGAAACTTTAAAATATGGCAATAAAGCAAATAGCCCACTTTTCCCAGTTGTAAGTAAAGATAATGACACAAGCATCACAAAAATCCCACCTATTTATGCGGCACAAATTATAAATAACATATTTTCTGGAAATGCAGTTGATCCAAATTACTTAAATGTAGATGTCTCATTTATAACATACCGTGATTCAAACACAGATCCAACAGTCCAAATTGTAAAAACTCAACAAAAAGCTGTACTTTTACAACAAAATGGAACTAATAACATCACACTGGACAAGGCTATTGTTTTAGTAAGTCCAACTCAGTTTGGAGTAATTGAAAAGCAAGGTAATGAATGAATACTAACTAAAATTTTAGGTGATGTGTTTAATCCAGATTCATCTCAATCTAAAGCCTCTGGAAATAGTGGGGTTGTAGAACTTGCTAAATACTTACAAGAAAATAACTATGAAATTAGTGGAAGAATAGGCAAAGATGGTTGGCTAAGATCCAACAATGACTTCTCAAATACCAAAACTGTTCCATTTATTTTTTATGCTCCTGCTACTGACGTTTTAAATGAAATTCAACAGAAAAAAACTATTAATTTACTATTCAAACAACTTGCAAATTCTATTAATAATTCATCAATTGTAGCTCAAGGTTTTTTCTTAAAACCTGATGTAGATGCAATCGCTAAAGCTTTTGCAAATTCAGCTCGTGATTTAAATGTTGTTTCTTTCTTTACAGGGTCAAACACTAATTACAATGTTTTATACAAATGAGTCTTTAAGTCACTACAACACTTAATTAATGACAACCGACCAACTATTATTAGAGATGTTTTGATTAATTTTGTTGATAAAATGATTGAAAAAACACAACAACAAAGTAGTGTTCCAACTCAACAAAGTCTTTATTTAGTTAAACAATTGCAATCACTTAGCTCATTTTTAAAAATTTTTAATGTAAATGTTTTTGATTTATTGTTCAAATCAGCAACACCTGAACAATTATCTAAAGCGATTAAAAATCCAATTGCATTTTTACAAGGAATTAAACAAATTATTTATAGCATTGACTTTTCAATGTTTGTTTCCAAAGTTAATCAATGACTAGAAACAGACAAGATTAGTGAAAATAAAGTAAAAATTTTAACAAGTGCTGATATTTTACAATCATTGCTAAGTTCAATTGATAGTCAAAACTTTAAATCAGGTTTAATTAATATAGTTGATAATATAAATTTTGAAGCTATTATTTCAGCTAAAGTTGCAAGTGAAGGCAAAGGGTTTGTTGGATTTTTAGTTCAACCAATTCTTAATAAAATTGCAGAGCAAAAGAAACGTGACTTTCTAACATTTTTAGAAAAATTAAACAACAAACAATACCAACACTTCAGCAATATTAATGAAGGTTTGAAAAATTTAATAATTAATTTTGACTTAGATGCATTTGCCAAAAACTTTAAAATGGCAACTGTAACTATAGTGGAAAATTCAACCAAAGTTGTAACTGAAAATGGTCAAAAAAGTCAGCAACCTATTGAGTTTGAAAAAAATCAAATTTCAACTAATGGTATTTTAGTTGCTCTTCTTACAACTTTGTTCAAAGATGAACAATCTAAACAAAACACTATACAACAAGTGATTAAAATTTTAAATATCTCTGACAAAGTTGAACAAGCTGGAAGTGAAGACTTTGGAATAAGCATTTTCAAACCAGCAAAAGATGACAATAAAATTGATATTTTTGATTTACAAAATTTAAGTTCATTTCTTTCTAGTGGGACTAGTCTGGATCAAATAATTGAGTCATTAACTGCAAAAGTCACTATAAATAAAACTCTTTTAGCAAAAGATTTAACTCCTGAAGAAAATAAATTTGTTATTGATTTTTTAAATTTCAACTTACCAGGAAATAACAAGGATTTAGCAGCTAAATTAACAGCTTTTAATAAAATTTATAATTTATTTAAAATTAAAAATTTCAAAAAAAATGGAACAGGCAAAAATGCTTTATTACAAAACTTAGTTAGATCACCAGGCGCACCAGCTTTTAGTGGTTTAGCTTCCATTGGAGATTACTACTTCCAATTAACAAATTCAACTTCAGCAAAAAATAGTTCTACTACAAACACAACTGGTAGATCCATTTATGTAATTGCTTCTAGTGAATTAATAAAAAAACTCAAGTCAAATTATATTCAAAATCCAAATAATATTGTTGCTGATGCAATAAAAACTTTTGACTTTTGAATTCGTTTTTCAATTGAAAATAATTTAAGCACTCAAGATTTACGTTCAGCTTTTGAACTCCTTTACAATGAAGCAACTAGTTCTACAAGTGAGTTATCTAAACAACTAAACTCTACTGACTTGTTTGGTCAAACAAATTTAAAAGAAACTGATAGTATTATCCAAGGTTTCCCAAAACCTTCACGTTCAATTTTATTACCTTATCAAACAGCTAATCAATTATTTGGAGACACAGGGATATTAACTAACTTTTTAAATAACAATGCTATTTTCCAAAAACAATTTAAAACCCCTACTGGAACTTCCACTTTAGCTAAATGACTGACTCAAAATCAAGTTGCTCTAGTTGAAAATTTAGGATTGCTAGCCTTTTATAAACAACATTATCCTTTTGATATCAACTTTGCAATTGCTGCACAACAAGTTGTTGAGCAATATTTACTAAACACAAATGCTCCACTAACAGAACTAGACAAAACTATTTTGGCTAATCTTGTTGCAAAGTTTGCAACAACAAATCCACTGGTTCAAGGTTTAAATCTTAGTTTAAAAGGCTTATCTACAATTTTTGCTGCTCAATTGCCTCAAGTTGCACTTTGATTTAGTGTTAATCCTGAAGCAAAGAGTACATCTGAAACAAATGCTGGAAATTTAGCATTTATCTTACTTCATAGATTGCCAAAAGCTGAAAATTTAAAATCTACTACACAACCTAATGGTTTTATTGATTTATTTGCTAGTCTAAAAAATAATTTAGCTCAACAAAAAATCTCTAAGCCCCAACAACCAAGTTTTAATATTGATTACTACTACTTAAATTGAATTGGAAAACAACTCAGTGACGAATCACAAGGTGAATTTTTTGGAATTAGTCTTGGAAATTTCTATTACCAAATTCTCAACAATACCTTAGTTACTAAATCATTTTATAACCTTGTTAATGTCAATGATAATCGAGCTTATGTTATTAAAATTAATGAAGCTTTCTTGAAGGCAAATCACAAGGAAGTCTACACTGGTAAAATAGGCCAAACAAGTGAAGAAATTGAACAACAAATTGCTTCACTTGATCCTAAATATATACTTGAAGCAGCTGGTTTAAAATACATTATTGTTGGAACTGATTTTACAGCTGATTACTTATATCCGGTCTTTGATGAGAAAAATCTTCAAGTTGATCCAACCAATCAAGTGCTTGGTTATGTCAACAAATGAGGTTTTGACAAAGCCCGTTACTCATTTAGAACTACACCAATTAAATCTTATTTACTAATTCAGTTACAGCCTGGCGCTTCATTTAGTCAATTCAAACAAGATGTAGACAAAATGATAACTCAAAACTTTGGAGAAAGCAAACTAGAAAGGGTTTATGGTGCTACTCAGGTTGACTTTTTAAATCCAGAGCGTTCACTTAGAATCTCAGTTGCTACTCAAATTATTAATGGATTCAAAACAGTCAATGTTTACTTAACACTTTTCTTATCTATCTTAGTTATTTTTGCTGTAGCATTTATTACAAAACGCTTCATAAGTCAAAATAATAAAATTTTGGGATTGCTAAGAGCTCAAGGTTATACACTTTTTGAAATCGCAACTTCATTTATTGCAATTTCATTCTTTATTTCATTTATTGGTGGAATTTTAGGATTTATTGCTGGATTTTTCTTAAAAATCCCTGTTATTAATTTAATTTCTGGATTTTGAGAATTTGATGTTAGTTTATTTAGTTTTGAACCTATAACCTTTGTTATATCAATTTTAGCTCCTTTTCTAATTCTAACCTTGTTAGTTTATGCTACTATTTTCTGAATATTGCGACAAAAACCTTCAATGTTGCTCTCTGGAATGAGCGAAGTTAATACTTCTAGTTTTGCTCAAAAAATTGGCAAAACCTTTATGAAAACAGGTGTAACTACTAAATTCTCTATTTCATTAGTAGTTAACTCAATTTGAAAATTAGTTTCATTAATTGTTTCAATTGTGTTAGTACAATTTATTTTAATTTTTAGTTTATCTTCACAAAATATTTTTAATAATGCTATTAATAAAACCTATGAAAATCGGCACTATAACTACAAAGTAAATTTATTTACTCCGACTCGTGAAGGTGGTCCAATTGTTCCATACGACCCTAAAAATGTGGCAAATTCACTTTATGTACCAAGTGGAGATGTTGGTGAGATTAATCAAAGTGCAAGTACTTATTTCGAGCCTGGACAAGCAACTGTAATGGGTTCAAAAAATCAAAATGGTAAACTCAAACCTAACCAACCAATTTTAGTAAGCTACTCATCACTCAATCTTAAATCCGGTAGTGCAAATGGAACAACAATTTTTGACATTGTTCTTGGACAACTACCTGAATCTCTTAAAAATAATATTTTTAGTATCTCCAACAAAGTTATAGAACAAATGGAACAAAGTCAAAATCTTAAAGTTGAAAAACGTAATGGAGTTGATTTTGTCTACAAAGGAACTCCTCCTGATTACCAACCTTATTTCAAATTTATCAAAGATCAAGATAGTAATCAAGGACGCTTTTGATACTTCCAGTACAATAAAAAAATTAATAATTATCAAGCAAGTGAAGTTTCAATTTTTGGTGGAAACCGAAATGCTTATCGTAAATTTTTGGTGGAATCCTATCTAAATCCATCAGTTAACAAAGATTTTTTAATTTCATTTGGTGGAATTGATTTTGATAAATCAAAAGATGAAGTCTATACTTATTTAGACACTAATTATAGTAGCTCTTATTCACAAGAATCTGGTCTTAAAATTTATGGTTATGATGTAAATAGTAAATTGGTTTCTATAACTGATGAAAATGGTAAAAATTTACTAAAAGTTATTGACAATAATTTTAGTCAAAATTCAAATGAACCATATCCAATAGCAGTCAACCAAGTTTTTGCTAAAAAACATGGTGTAGGAATTGGAAGTATAATTGATCTCCCAATTCTCAATTCTGTAAATCGCTTTACAGACTTTATTAATCATAAAAAATCCGAAAAAGTTAAATTCAAAATTGTGGGAATCTCAAACACTTTCATTAATTCTGAATTAATTACAACAAATACTGTTGCTAACAAAATTTTAGGTCTAGATGAATTTAGCGCTGCTCTAGCACCTTACAATGTCAAACCATTTAATGGTATTTTAATTAAGGGTGGAAATATTGATCAACTAACATCTTCATTTGGACTTTATGCTCCATCTGGTTATTGAGCAGGACAACCTGATATTGATGCAAATAAAATAACAGAAGATGATGCAGCTGGATTTTTTGCAAAAATATTTGCCTTTGAACCAAAAAACAGCAACAACACTGGATTGATGCAACAAAAAAACTATAATAAAAAACAAATTGTGGAAGTAATAAATTGAAACAAACTCAATGAACCACAAGAGTGAAAAATCAATGAATCTACTGACCTTTCATATCAAAATGTAACTAGTCCGAATTTTGTTAACCAAAATATTGGAATTATTAGACAAGCCCTTCAAAATTTCAATCAAATTTATGGTAAGTCATTGTATCAAATTGAAACTCAAGGGGTTGAAGCTAGAAATATTGAAGTTAACTTTATTTCAAATTTTGGTAGTCTATTTAGTTCAGGAATCAATCTAATTGTGATTATTTTCCTTGTTGTTGCTGTAATTATCTTACTAATAATCTCCTCTTCAATTATTAATGAAAATGAAAAAAATATTGCAATTCTAAGTATTATTGGATACTCAAATTGAACAAAAATTAAATTATTTTTTGGAATTTACCTTCCAATTGTCCTAATCGGTTCTCTACTTTCTATTCCAATTGTTTTAGGAGCTATGTCAATTTTTAACAACCTGATCTTAGCAAGCAACTCTATTTACCTAGCACTTTCTTTAACAGCGCCAATATTTATAGCAGCCCTTATAATTGTTGCAATTATATTTACTGTAACACTAGCAGCTTCTTGATATATTCTAAATCGTAAAAAAGCTGTTATGACACTAAAAGAACAAGACTAA
- a CDS encoding ABC transporter ATP-binding protein: protein MNFKFWNIFNKNRKALKKQNVLETIKNQDQPLTAKQLKAIKKANDWPLIKQGEIDTQNSPNCIIDFKNVSKYYIFGSVVTKVFTDINFQIQEGDFAILSGKSGSGKSTILNLMSGLDRASEGEIIVDGNNLSYLKNWELTKFRRENISFIFQSYNLLNNINSYDNVEVGAYLQKDKSKVLNINELFKDFELEDVKFKFPSQMSGGQQQRISILRALIKNAKIIFADEPTGALDETNTNIVLKILKDINKKYKTTIIMVSHDDDMKPLANLLIKVENGTVKTIRQEALTFEEFMAKKQKEMPVGQNLETESQELKATELPFVEEQTL, encoded by the coding sequence ATGAATTTTAAATTTTGAAATATTTTTAATAAAAATCGAAAAGCTTTAAAAAAGCAAAATGTGCTTGAAACCATTAAAAATCAAGACCAACCACTAACAGCCAAACAACTCAAAGCTATCAAAAAAGCAAATGATTGACCTTTAATTAAACAAGGTGAAATTGACACTCAAAATTCCCCAAATTGTATTATTGATTTTAAAAATGTTTCTAAATACTACATTTTTGGAAGTGTTGTCACTAAAGTTTTTACTGACATTAACTTCCAAATTCAAGAAGGTGACTTTGCCATTCTTAGTGGAAAATCTGGTTCTGGTAAGTCAACAATTTTGAATTTAATGTCTGGTTTGGATAGAGCATCCGAAGGTGAAATAATTGTGGATGGCAACAATCTTTCATACTTAAAAAATTGAGAACTAACCAAATTTAGACGTGAAAATATTTCTTTTATTTTTCAGTCATACAACCTATTAAACAACATTAATAGTTATGATAATGTTGAAGTTGGTGCATATTTACAAAAAGATAAATCTAAAGTCTTAAATATTAACGAACTATTTAAAGACTTTGAACTTGAAGATGTGAAATTTAAATTTCCATCACAAATGTCAGGTGGACAGCAACAACGGATCTCCATTTTAAGAGCTCTTATTAAAAATGCAAAAATTATTTTTGCTGACGAACCCACCGGTGCTCTTGATGAGACAAATACAAATATTGTTTTAAAAATTTTAAAAGATATTAATAAAAAATACAAAACTACAATCATTATGGTTAGCCACGATGATGATATGAAGCCACTTGCTAATCTATTGATAAAAGTGGAAAATGGAACAGTCAAAACTATTCGACAAGAAGCCTTAACTTTTGAAGAATTTATGGCTAAAAAACAAAAAGAGATGCCAGTTGGGCAAAACTTAGAAACAGAATCTCAAGAATTAAAAGCTACTGAACTCCCTTTTGTTGAAGAACAAACACTTTAA